The Candidatus Woesearchaeota archaeon genome segment AAGGAAAGGAAAAATATCATGCGATAAAGATTGAAACACCAATTAAGGGTAATCGAGCTGAATTGGTGCAACAATTTACAAATTATAGAAGTCATTCTTGTCATACCCTAGTCTTGGCATATATGAATAATTATAAGGTAAGTCTGCAGGAGAAGGCTTTGACATTGATAAAAAGAACAAAAACAATTAATGAGATGTTAAGGATGAATGTTGATGCTAATAATCTCTTGCTTAGAAACCAAGCCATTCAGTTATATTTTGATGAAAAATATAATGAAGCATTGCCATTATTGGAAAGATTACAGAGAGAACATGAGAAGAAACATGGAAAAAACAAAGGTTCACATGCTGAAGCGCTGATGTACAAAGGAAAGACCCTTTTTAAACTTGGCAGATATGATGAGGCAATTGAAGCATTTAAGGAATTTCTTCCGACTGATTTTAGTGACAAATTCTGGGAATTCCAGAGATATCACATGACCCCATCATTTGACTACGAAGCTGATTTTTCTGGTTATAGAGGAATTCGTGATTCTTCTGCTATTGCTCAGATGATGGTTATGTGGGGATCAAGCCTAGAAGACAAGCTCCCGGAAGGACAGAAACTGTCTGCAGAAGAACAACAATTGAAAGACAAATTGTATAGATATGCAATAGAGTTTGGCTTCAGAAATACGGATTTAATGCAAGAGATATTATCTCAGGATATGGATAATACATCAAAAAGTAATACCGGAAGATCATTGTACAACTCAGAAGAGCTACAGCGACATTATGTTTTGTTGCTACATTGGTTGGTGGAAGATTATCAGCAGGCAAAAGCAAGTGATAATCCCGAGGGTCTGAATCAAGCAAGGGAAGATATATTCAATTTCATGTTTACAACCATGAACTTTTATGTTGATTACGATAAGTTCTTGACAGCTTTTCCTAGTAAATTCATGACCACAAAGAAATTATTAAAAATGATAATATCTAATCCTAAGATGAAAGAGAGAGTAGAATCGCATGGAAAGGTGATTGAAATTAT includes the following:
- a CDS encoding tetratricopeptide repeat protein, whose amino-acid sequence is MVLDISTYPTLDDISRLVINPDRFDPKAFSQVASAFGTEEMENPFGATEEMVGHVKYIRDMNTDVQKLEALIDLFSSEDTIERQVEIEVPSALNFIRNSKPKKKVIIEKTRPVRMYYDTNKIEARNARELFEYAMKNREVPAVCLENTLLWLAFGNAVGLKVGAYEIPTREITINGEKKGNVEEHRNHIVPVVFIKGKEKYHAIKIETPIKGNRAELVQQFTNYRSHSCHTLVLAYMNNYKVSLQEKALTLIKRTKTINEMLRMNVDANNLLLRNQAIQLYFDEKYNEALPLLERLQREHEKKHGKNKGSHAEALMYKGKTLFKLGRYDEAIEAFKEFLPTDFSDKFWEFQRYHMTPSFDYEADFSGYRGIRDSSAIAQMMVMWGSSLEDKLPEGQKLSAEEQQLKDKLYRYAIEFGFRNTDLMQEILSQDMDNTSKSNTGRSLYNSEELQRHYVLLLHWLVEDYQQAKASDNPEGLNQAREDIFNFMFTTMNFYVDYDKFLTAFPSKFMTTKKLLKMIISNPKMKERVESHGKVIEIIGTEQYHKMLSDKPWDFDIKDVVENTPYPLSRDLSKYDSTRRLVGLNDS